Proteins encoded within one genomic window of uncultured Draconibacterium sp.:
- the recG gene encoding ATP-dependent DNA helicase RecG, with amino-acid sequence MSFISENSSIQSSLTIVISPFRLKLTLKYNWYNFSLGNKNCTQQLIILNISLLFPVAAICVNMYICCMPEFLDQEIKFLPGVGPKRAEILFKELKIKTFSDLIYYYPYKYIDRTKFYNISDISTEMAYIQVKGVLRSMETVGAGGKQRLVARFSDSTGTMELVWFRGIKWQKEQLRINKTYIVFGKPALFSGRISVVHPEMETEQEMQLKPIGLFQGHYNTTEKMKKQFLTSKTINKFQLTLLGLAKGKIRETLPEYLTSELKLMPLEEALSAIHKPEKPIELKNATFRLKFEELFFIQLKILALKHNRKQKFKGFHFEKVGYNFNTFYEKYLPFELTNAQKKVIKEIRRDVNGTSQMNRLLQGDVGSGKTLVALMTMLLAMDNEFQSCLMAPTEILAQQHHQSISKLVDGMGINVGLLTGSTKVKQRREIHEALQSGSMQIIIGTHALIEDTVNFKRLGLVIVDEQHRFGVAQRAKLWKKNDLIPPHILVMTATPIPRTLAMTVYGDLEVSIIDELPPGRKPIQTMHFFENRRAQLNRFLQQQIEKGTQVYIVYPLISESEKMDLKNLEEGYRHISEIFPDYKISMVHGKMKPNIKENAMQAFKRGETQIMVATTVIEVGVDVPNAAVMVIESAERFGLSQLHQLRGRVGRGAEQSYCILMSSYKISTESRKRLETMVRTNDGFEIAEVDMKLRGPGDLEGTQQSGMGFDLKIANLGKDGEILQKARNIANDILDDDPFLQKEQNQLLLKNLLSSKDTSFDWSSIS; translated from the coding sequence ATGAGCTTTATTTCAGAGAATTCCTCCATTCAATCGTCATTAACCATTGTAATTTCACCGTTTCGCTTAAAGCTCACACTGAAATACAATTGGTATAACTTCTCGCTTGGTAACAAAAACTGTACCCAACAGTTAATTATTTTGAATATTTCGTTATTATTCCCTGTTGCCGCAATTTGTGTGAATATGTATATTTGCTGCATGCCAGAATTTCTCGATCAGGAAATAAAATTTTTACCCGGCGTGGGTCCAAAACGTGCGGAAATTTTATTCAAAGAGCTGAAAATAAAAACCTTCAGTGATTTGATTTATTATTATCCGTACAAATACATCGACCGCACCAAATTTTATAATATCTCCGACATTAGTACCGAGATGGCATACATTCAGGTAAAAGGTGTTTTGCGATCTATGGAAACCGTTGGAGCCGGAGGTAAGCAGCGGCTTGTAGCCCGTTTTTCAGATAGCACCGGCACCATGGAATTGGTGTGGTTCAGGGGGATAAAATGGCAAAAGGAGCAACTGCGTATTAACAAAACCTACATTGTTTTTGGCAAACCGGCTTTGTTTAGCGGGCGAATTAGTGTGGTGCATCCCGAAATGGAAACTGAGCAAGAAATGCAGTTAAAGCCAATTGGGCTTTTTCAGGGACATTACAATACCACCGAGAAAATGAAGAAGCAGTTTCTTACCTCGAAAACCATTAACAAATTTCAGCTAACCTTGCTGGGATTAGCAAAGGGGAAGATAAGAGAAACGTTGCCCGAGTACCTCACCAGCGAACTAAAACTAATGCCGCTTGAGGAGGCGCTCTCGGCCATTCATAAACCGGAAAAACCAATTGAACTTAAAAACGCCACCTTTCGCTTAAAGTTTGAAGAGCTGTTTTTTATTCAGCTGAAAATACTGGCGTTAAAACACAACCGCAAACAGAAATTCAAGGGATTTCACTTTGAAAAAGTTGGTTATAATTTCAATACTTTTTACGAAAAATATCTGCCTTTTGAGCTAACCAACGCACAGAAAAAGGTGATCAAGGAAATACGGCGCGATGTTAACGGCACCTCACAAATGAACCGTTTGTTGCAGGGCGATGTGGGTAGCGGGAAAACGCTTGTGGCGTTAATGACCATGCTACTGGCCATGGACAATGAATTCCAGAGTTGTTTAATGGCACCAACCGAGATTCTGGCCCAGCAACACCATCAATCCATTTCGAAATTGGTGGATGGCATGGGAATAAATGTGGGATTATTAACAGGATCGACCAAAGTTAAACAGCGCAGAGAAATACATGAAGCGCTGCAATCGGGCAGTATGCAAATAATTATTGGTACGCATGCTCTTATTGAAGATACGGTGAATTTCAAACGCCTCGGATTGGTTATCGTTGACGAACAACATCGTTTTGGCGTGGCACAGCGGGCGAAACTTTGGAAAAAGAACGACCTGATACCGCCTCACATTTTAGTAATGACAGCCACTCCGATACCACGAACACTGGCAATGACTGTTTATGGCGACCTGGAGGTATCAATTATTGATGAACTGCCACCGGGCCGGAAACCGATACAAACCATGCACTTTTTCGAGAACCGAAGAGCACAATTAAACCGCTTTTTGCAACAGCAGATAGAGAAAGGCACACAGGTTTATATCGTTTACCCGTTAATCTCGGAGTCGGAAAAAATGGATCTGAAAAATCTGGAAGAAGGCTATCGTCATATTTCTGAGATTTTTCCCGATTATAAAATCAGCATGGTGCACGGCAAAATGAAACCCAACATTAAAGAAAATGCCATGCAGGCTTTTAAACGTGGCGAGACGCAAATTATGGTTGCCACAACCGTAATTGAAGTGGGTGTTGATGTGCCAAATGCAGCGGTTATGGTGATTGAAAGTGCCGAACGTTTTGGCTTGTCGCAATTGCACCAGTTACGTGGCCGTGTGGGACGTGGTGCCGAACAATCGTATTGTATTTTAATGTCGTCGTATAAAATTAGCACAGAAAGCCGCAAACGACTGGAAACGATGGTGCGCACCAACGATGGTTTTGAAATTGCCGAAGTAGATATGAAACTTCGTGGTCCTGGCGATTTGGAAGGCACTCAGCAAAGTGGTATGGGTTTCGACCTTAAAATTGCCAACCTCGGAAAAGATGGTGAGATTCTTCAAAAGGCCCGAAACATTGCAAACGACATTCTCGACGACGATCCGTTTTTGCAAAAAGAGCAAAATCAACTGCTTCTTAAAAATCTGTTATCCTCAAAGGATACAAGCTTCGACTGGAGTTCAATAAGTTAA
- a CDS encoding ABC transporter ATP-binding protein has translation MPEKIIHLENIVKTYKVGTQEVRALRSVSIDIYKGEYVAIMGASGSGKSTLMNIIGCLDTPTSGTYVLNGKDVSSLSDDRLAEIRNSEIGFVFQVFNLLPRNSALENVMLPLVYAGKRKAERKKMAEETLVDVGLQDRMEHKPNELSGGQRQRVAIARALVNKPALLLADEPTGNLDSKISEEIMKLFAEIHRKGNTLVMVTHEEDIAEHAHRIIRLKDGEVESDVINENPIY, from the coding sequence ATGCCAGAAAAAATTATTCATCTTGAGAACATCGTGAAAACATATAAGGTTGGGACGCAGGAAGTTCGCGCCCTTCGTTCGGTTTCTATTGATATTTACAAAGGCGAATATGTAGCCATTATGGGGGCTTCGGGTTCCGGAAAATCTACCTTAATGAACATTATTGGCTGTTTAGATACGCCCACCAGCGGAACATACGTGTTGAACGGAAAAGATGTGAGCAGCCTATCGGATGATCGATTAGCCGAAATCAGAAACTCGGAGATCGGATTTGTTTTCCAGGTATTTAACCTTTTGCCACGTAACTCTGCCCTCGAAAATGTGATGTTACCATTAGTTTATGCCGGAAAGCGTAAAGCTGAACGGAAAAAAATGGCTGAAGAAACCTTGGTTGACGTTGGTTTGCAAGATCGTATGGAACACAAACCAAATGAATTGTCGGGTGGACAGCGCCAACGTGTGGCAATTGCCCGTGCGCTTGTAAATAAGCCGGCTTTGCTTTTGGCTGATGAGCCAACCGGTAACCTCGATTCAAAAATATCGGAAGAAATTATGAAGCTTTTTGCTGAAATTCACCGAAAAGGGAACACCCTGGTTATGGTAACCCACGAAGAAGATATTGCCGAGCACGCACATCGTATTATTAGATTAAAAGACGGCGAAGTTGAGTCGGATGTGATTAATGAGAATCCGATTTATTAA
- a CDS encoding DUF5916 domain-containing protein, with the protein MKIATVLLFFVFIQTISAQEKRTYIATTAENLNITVNGVFDEPEWQNANWENNFIQHEPIEGEAPTKQTEYAILYDANNLYVAIRSLDDPDSISMRMTRRDETEGDLAGLYIDSYFDKRTSFAFIVSAAGVRSDMVSTNDGDNEDDTWDPIWYAKTSVTKNGWNAEMRIPLTQLRFEESEEQIWGLNVFRYIFREDELSSWQPMKRETAGFTSQFGIMRGIENIKPQNSLNVTPYMVARTERFEKIPENPFLESGKSNGFDAGLDAKIGLTNYLTMDLTINPDFGQVEADPSQVNLSTYETFFREKRPFFIEGNNILSYKLAFGDGNQSANNLFYSRRIGRRPHYSPDLGDNEYADTPDFTRILGAAKITGKTKSGWSIGVIESVTAEEEAEIKGISGNKTQVVEPLTNYFVGRVQKDFNEGNTYLGGILTAVNRNINDEHLDFLHKSAYTGGVDFVHKWHNKDWFVDAGVYFSRVEGSEEAILNTQTSYSHTYQRPDADYVTFDSTRTSLSGTGGKFTLGKTGGRLKFAGIFSWKSPGLEINDIGYTPEVDDIMQAFWVGYRWYEPFSIFRSMGLNFNQWTNYDFGGDLLGAGGNINGHAQFKNFWNAFSSININGEQLSHSALRGGPSMKLSGNHSFYAGIFSNPQKKFTYGADGGMNWSNKNGYYSSKSFEVEFGYRPVKAMQIEISPEYGVSDNQLQYITQQDHMNDKRYIMGSIQRKTFSTSIRINYNITPDLTVQFWGQPFIATGDYDAFKYITNSKADEINNRYALYSGEQITYDAQNSVYNIDETLNGQTDYSFDNPDFNVKEFLSNLVVRWEYRPGSMIYLVWSQNRSSYDNMGKFDFGNDLTDLFDEKPHNVLLLKFSYRIGR; encoded by the coding sequence ATGAAAATTGCGACTGTCCTCTTATTCTTTGTATTTATACAAACCATATCTGCACAGGAAAAACGAACTTATATAGCAACAACCGCTGAAAACCTGAATATCACGGTTAACGGCGTTTTTGATGAACCTGAATGGCAAAATGCAAATTGGGAGAATAACTTCATTCAGCACGAACCCATCGAAGGCGAAGCTCCAACCAAACAAACAGAGTATGCTATTTTATACGATGCCAATAATCTTTATGTAGCGATACGATCTTTGGATGATCCTGACAGCATCTCAATGCGTATGACACGACGCGATGAAACAGAAGGTGATCTTGCCGGTTTATATATAGATTCATATTTTGACAAGCGTACTTCTTTCGCATTTATCGTTTCTGCTGCCGGCGTACGGTCGGATATGGTAAGTACCAACGACGGCGATAACGAAGACGATACCTGGGATCCGATCTGGTATGCAAAAACATCAGTTACCAAAAACGGATGGAATGCAGAAATGCGGATTCCGCTCACCCAGCTTCGGTTTGAAGAGAGTGAGGAACAGATTTGGGGGCTGAATGTATTTCGATATATTTTCAGAGAGGACGAACTTTCTTCGTGGCAACCGATGAAACGTGAAACTGCAGGTTTTACCTCCCAATTTGGAATTATGCGGGGAATTGAGAATATAAAACCTCAAAATTCACTGAACGTAACTCCTTACATGGTTGCACGTACCGAACGTTTTGAAAAGATACCTGAAAATCCATTTTTGGAGTCGGGTAAATCAAATGGTTTTGATGCCGGTTTAGATGCCAAAATTGGCTTGACCAACTACCTTACAATGGACCTCACAATCAATCCCGATTTTGGACAGGTTGAAGCCGACCCGTCGCAGGTAAACCTGAGTACCTACGAAACTTTTTTCAGGGAAAAACGCCCGTTTTTTATCGAGGGTAACAATATCCTGTCGTACAAACTTGCTTTTGGCGACGGTAATCAATCGGCCAATAACCTTTTCTATTCACGTAGAATAGGGCGCCGCCCCCATTATTCTCCCGATTTAGGGGATAATGAATATGCCGATACACCCGATTTTACCCGAATACTGGGAGCTGCAAAAATAACCGGGAAAACAAAAAGTGGCTGGTCTATTGGGGTAATTGAAAGTGTTACTGCTGAAGAAGAAGCCGAAATTAAAGGAATATCGGGCAACAAAACTCAGGTGGTTGAACCTTTAACCAACTATTTTGTGGGAAGAGTTCAAAAGGATTTTAACGAGGGAAATACATATCTCGGAGGAATACTTACCGCCGTGAACAGAAATATCAATGATGAGCATCTTGATTTTTTGCATAAAAGCGCCTACACCGGCGGAGTTGATTTTGTGCACAAATGGCACAATAAAGACTGGTTTGTTGATGCCGGAGTTTATTTTAGTCGTGTGGAAGGCAGCGAAGAAGCTATTCTCAATACTCAAACTTCCTATTCGCACACCTATCAGCGGCCCGATGCCGATTATGTAACGTTCGATTCAACAAGAACTTCACTTTCGGGTACCGGAGGAAAATTCACCTTAGGCAAAACAGGCGGAAGGCTGAAGTTTGCAGGAATATTTAGTTGGAAATCGCCGGGATTGGAAATTAACGACATTGGCTACACACCCGAAGTTGACGACATTATGCAAGCCTTTTGGGTTGGGTATCGCTGGTACGAGCCTTTCTCAATTTTCAGAAGTATGGGACTTAACTTTAACCAGTGGACCAATTATGATTTTGGTGGCGATCTGTTAGGTGCTGGTGGCAATATTAACGGACATGCACAGTTTAAAAACTTTTGGAATGCCTTTTCAAGTATAAATATAAACGGCGAGCAGCTTTCGCATTCAGCATTGCGTGGTGGTCCGTCGATGAAGCTCTCCGGAAACCATAGTTTTTATGCGGGAATCTTCTCCAATCCTCAGAAGAAATTTACCTACGGAGCAGATGGAGGAATGAACTGGAGCAACAAAAATGGTTACTACTCAAGTAAAAGTTTTGAGGTAGAATTTGGTTACCGCCCCGTAAAAGCCATGCAAATTGAAATTAGTCCGGAATACGGTGTGAGCGACAATCAGCTTCAATATATTACACAGCAGGATCACATGAACGACAAACGTTACATTATGGGATCCATTCAGCGTAAAACGTTCAGCACATCAATTCGAATAAATTATAACATCACACCGGATCTGACAGTACAATTTTGGGGACAGCCTTTTATTGCAACGGGTGATTACGATGCTTTTAAATATATAACCAATAGTAAGGCTGATGAAATAAACAACCGATATGCATTGTATTCGGGCGAACAGATTACTTACGATGCACAAAACAGTGTTTACAACATCGATGAAACGTTAAATGGCCAAACCGATTATAGTTTTGACAATCCTGATTTTAATGTAAAAGAATTTTTATCAAACCTGGTAGTTCGATGGGAATATCGCCCCGGCTCGATGATCTACCTGGTATGGTCGCAAAACCGTAGCTCTTATGATAACATGGGTAAATTTGATTTTGGTAACGATCTCACTGATCTCTTTGATGAGAAACCACATAATGTCCTCCTGCTAAAATTTTCATACCGCATTGGGAGATAA
- a CDS encoding glycoside hydrolase family 3 C-terminal domain-containing protein: MKKSILNLILIFCAFTVFAQNENLDFLDPSLPMNERVDLLVSQMTLQEKVDQLEYTSKAIDRLQVPEYNWWNECLHGVARAGYATVFPQSISIAASWDADLVNRVAVAISDEARAKHHEFVRRDKRGIYQGLTFWSPNINIFRDPRWGRGHETYGEDPYLTGILGTRFVKGLQGDDPTYLKVVATAKHYAVHSGPEPLRHEFNALVSERDLRETYLPAFRMLVKDGGAYSVMGAYNQFRGFPCCASDELYGILRNDWGFNGYIVSDCWAISDFYTYQGFSKDAAEAAAVAVKAGTDLNCGNSYRHLTEAVERGLITEDEIDVAVKRIFKARFKLGMFDPDEEVLYAQIPFSVNTSKENDALALEAARKSIVLLKNENKTLPLSKDIKTLAVIGPNADNWESLVGNYNGIAKNPVTVLKGLQNKLPNTTILYAEGSHLAKGISNLHAIPSEFLQTADGMQGVKGEYFNNAKLEGEPAFIRIDKNINFYWEADAPTPDMNDDDFSVRWTGYIVPQVSGEYRIGCWGMPKLEIWVEGEKLLSHNSEHHAFHHEKAVKMEAGKKYKFVYEYANDHGDGDAKLLWAIPNQNLQQEAVEVAKKADAVVLVLGLSQRLEGEEMQVEVDGFAGGDRTHLKLPATQRELMKAVKATGKPVILVLLNGSALAVNWANENLEAILTAGYPGQEGGNAVADVLLGDYNPAGRLPVTYYKSVDQLPPFEDYDMKNRTYKYFNGEPLYPFGYGLSYTSFTYSDVKLAKKAKIGDEIEISVKVTNKGNINGEEVVQLYLKDLVASTQRPKCQLEGFQRISLKPGETKTVNFVLEPRQFSIIGADDKRVIEPGDFTLFVGGSQPEGKAKNGISKTIELKGKNTFID; the protein is encoded by the coding sequence ATGAAAAAATCAATTTTAAACCTAATTTTAATTTTTTGTGCTTTTACTGTATTTGCACAGAATGAAAATCTCGATTTTTTAGATCCATCGCTTCCGATGAACGAACGTGTTGACTTGTTGGTGTCGCAAATGACACTACAGGAAAAAGTTGATCAGCTGGAGTACACTTCAAAAGCAATTGATCGTTTACAAGTACCGGAATACAACTGGTGGAATGAATGTTTGCATGGAGTGGCGAGGGCCGGTTACGCAACGGTTTTTCCGCAATCGATAAGTATTGCTGCATCGTGGGATGCTGATTTGGTAAATCGCGTTGCAGTGGCCATTTCTGATGAAGCACGTGCAAAACATCATGAGTTTGTTCGACGCGATAAAAGGGGCATTTACCAGGGGCTCACGTTTTGGTCGCCAAACATTAATATTTTCCGCGATCCTCGTTGGGGGCGTGGTCACGAAACTTACGGTGAAGATCCATACCTAACCGGAATTTTGGGAACTCGGTTTGTTAAAGGACTTCAGGGAGATGATCCGACGTATTTAAAAGTAGTTGCTACCGCTAAACATTATGCAGTTCATTCCGGACCTGAACCATTGCGCCACGAATTTAATGCACTGGTAAGTGAACGCGATTTGCGCGAAACTTATTTGCCGGCATTTCGCATGTTGGTGAAAGACGGTGGTGCATACTCGGTAATGGGAGCCTACAATCAGTTTCGTGGATTTCCGTGTTGTGCCAGCGATGAATTATATGGCATTCTTCGCAACGACTGGGGATTTAATGGTTATATTGTTTCCGATTGTTGGGCAATCTCTGATTTTTATACCTACCAGGGATTTTCGAAAGATGCAGCAGAAGCAGCAGCGGTGGCTGTAAAAGCGGGCACCGACTTAAATTGTGGAAATTCATACCGTCATCTTACCGAGGCTGTTGAACGAGGCTTGATTACTGAAGACGAAATTGATGTTGCTGTAAAACGTATTTTTAAGGCACGTTTTAAATTGGGGATGTTCGATCCGGATGAAGAAGTGCTTTACGCACAAATTCCTTTTTCGGTAAATACATCAAAAGAAAATGATGCACTGGCATTGGAAGCGGCTCGCAAAAGCATTGTTTTGTTGAAAAATGAGAACAAAACATTACCACTTTCAAAAGACATTAAAACGCTTGCTGTTATTGGCCCTAACGCCGATAACTGGGAGTCGCTGGTTGGAAATTACAATGGAATTGCAAAAAATCCGGTTACTGTGCTTAAGGGATTGCAAAATAAATTGCCAAATACAACGATTTTGTACGCCGAAGGAAGTCATCTGGCAAAAGGGATTAGTAATCTGCATGCAATTCCCTCAGAGTTTTTACAAACTGCAGATGGCATGCAAGGTGTAAAAGGAGAATATTTTAATAATGCGAAACTTGAAGGTGAACCGGCTTTTATCAGGATTGATAAAAACATAAATTTTTACTGGGAAGCTGATGCGCCAACTCCGGATATGAACGACGATGATTTTAGTGTGCGCTGGACAGGGTACATTGTTCCACAAGTCTCAGGTGAGTACAGAATTGGCTGCTGGGGAATGCCAAAACTCGAAATTTGGGTTGAAGGAGAAAAGTTACTAAGTCATAACTCCGAACATCATGCTTTTCATCACGAGAAGGCTGTAAAAATGGAGGCCGGCAAAAAATACAAGTTTGTGTACGAGTATGCCAACGATCATGGTGATGGCGATGCTAAATTGTTGTGGGCAATTCCGAACCAAAATCTACAACAGGAAGCTGTTGAGGTGGCAAAAAAAGCCGATGCTGTAGTGTTAGTACTTGGCCTTTCGCAACGTCTTGAAGGCGAAGAGATGCAAGTAGAAGTAGATGGTTTTGCAGGGGGCGACCGCACGCATTTAAAACTACCGGCAACGCAGCGTGAACTTATGAAAGCCGTTAAAGCGACGGGCAAACCCGTAATTCTTGTTCTGCTTAACGGAAGTGCGCTGGCTGTTAACTGGGCCAACGAAAACCTGGAAGCAATACTTACTGCCGGTTATCCGGGACAGGAGGGTGGGAACGCTGTTGCCGACGTGTTGCTGGGCGATTATAATCCTGCCGGACGTTTGCCGGTTACCTATTATAAATCGGTAGATCAGTTGCCTCCATTCGAAGATTACGATATGAAAAACCGTACTTATAAGTACTTCAATGGCGAGCCACTTTATCCGTTTGGCTATGGTTTGAGTTATACTTCCTTTACTTATTCGGATGTAAAACTGGCTAAAAAGGCCAAAATTGGCGATGAAATAGAAATTAGCGTAAAAGTCACCAATAAAGGAAATATAAACGGCGAAGAGGTTGTTCAGTTGTATCTAAAAGACCTGGTCGCTTCAACACAACGTCCGAAATGCCAATTGGAGGGTTTCCAACGTATTTCCTTAAAACCGGGCGAAACAAAAACGGTAAATTTTGTTTTGGAGCCTCGTCAGTTTTCTATTATTGGAGCCGATGATAAGCGGGTTATCGAACCCGGTGATTTTACTCTGTTTGTTGGTGGAAGTCAGCCCGAAGGAAAAGCGAAAAATGGTATTTCAAAAACGATTGAACTGAAGGGAAAGAACACTTTTATTGATTAG
- a CDS encoding alpha/beta hydrolase, with protein sequence MLLKYKISSCFVVLFLLTFLFTNASAQKHTVYLIPGQGADARLYKNLELDTAFQIKHIDYFTPDKGWDMEAFARELSKQIDTTETFSIIGVSLGGMLATEMADFLNPEKVIIISSAKNRKEFPGRYRLQKIIPVYRIVPGFVIKTGARILQPLVEPDRKKDKATFKSMLKRKDPQFLKRTTTMILTWKRESYSDKIVHIHGDIDKTLPPRFVQFDYLVEDGSHMMVLTRGELISEIVNNIMIE encoded by the coding sequence ATGCTATTAAAGTATAAAATATCAAGTTGTTTTGTCGTACTATTTTTGTTGACGTTTTTGTTCACGAATGCATCAGCCCAAAAGCATACTGTTTATCTGATTCCCGGTCAGGGAGCAGATGCCCGTTTGTACAAGAATCTGGAGCTCGACACGGCGTTTCAGATAAAACACATCGATTATTTTACACCCGATAAAGGGTGGGATATGGAAGCTTTTGCCCGCGAACTATCGAAACAAATCGATACTACTGAAACTTTTTCTATAATTGGTGTGTCGTTAGGCGGGATGCTGGCAACCGAAATGGCCGATTTTCTGAATCCTGAAAAAGTTATTATTATTTCGAGTGCAAAAAACCGGAAAGAATTTCCGGGACGCTACCGTTTGCAGAAAATAATACCTGTTTATCGAATCGTTCCGGGCTTTGTAATTAAAACCGGTGCCCGTATTTTGCAACCACTGGTAGAACCCGACAGAAAAAAAGACAAGGCTACTTTTAAAAGTATGTTAAAAAGAAAAGATCCCCAATTTTTAAAACGTACAACTACCATGATACTCACTTGGAAACGGGAAAGTTACAGCGATAAAATAGTACATATTCATGGCGATATCGATAAAACTCTGCCTCCGCGCTTTGTTCAATTTGATTACCTGGTGGAAGATGGTTCGCATATGATGGTGTTAACGCGTGGCGAACTCATCAGCGAAATTGTAAATAATATTATGATAGAATAA
- a CDS encoding DUF2795 domain-containing protein → MYWTLELASKLEDAPWPATKDELIDYAIRSGAPLEVIENLQEIEDEGEMYESIEDIWPDYPSKDDFFFNEDEY, encoded by the coding sequence ATGTATTGGACTCTGGAATTAGCATCGAAGTTAGAAGATGCACCTTGGCCGGCAACAAAAGACGAATTAATTGATTATGCAATACGTTCGGGTGCTCCGCTTGAAGTAATTGAAAACTTGCAGGAGATTGAGGACGAAGGTGAGATGTACGAAAGTATTGAGGATATTTGGCCGGATTATCCGAGCAAAGATGATTTCTTTTTTAACGAAGATGAATACTAA
- a CDS encoding YkgJ family cysteine cluster protein, protein MDFTAYKTLRKDIDTLSDKLEKQHQKHMKCKAGCDLCCMDYSIFPIEFFSIVEALKEREDKPNFNTNIDESSCIFLNNHRCEIYTERPIICRTHGLPLLYMNEENGWELSACELNFTEFDMEEFSEENTFPQDKFNSKLFLLNKEFIAENKLTDYSEFDLIPIKELAKHI, encoded by the coding sequence ATGGATTTTACAGCATACAAAACATTACGCAAAGACATTGATACACTGTCGGACAAACTGGAAAAACAACACCAAAAACACATGAAATGCAAAGCAGGTTGCGATCTGTGCTGCATGGATTATAGCATTTTCCCGATAGAATTTTTCAGCATTGTTGAAGCATTAAAAGAACGCGAAGACAAACCCAATTTTAATACCAACATAGATGAATCAAGTTGCATTTTTCTGAACAACCACCGATGCGAAATTTATACAGAACGTCCGATAATCTGCAGAACACACGGTCTTCCATTGTTATATATGAACGAAGAGAATGGTTGGGAATTATCGGCTTGCGAACTGAATTTCACGGAATTTGACATGGAAGAATTCTCGGAAGAAAACACTTTCCCACAAGACAAATTCAACAGCAAACTCTTTTTGTTAAATAAAGAATTCATCGCTGAAAACAAATTAACAGATTATTCGGAATTCGATTTAATCCCGATAAAAGAACTGGCAAAACACATTTGA
- a CDS encoding cob(I)yrinic acid a,c-diamide adenosyltransferase, whose amino-acid sequence MSGDFKIYTKTGDDGTTGLVGGSRVKKYDLRLESYGTVDELNASIGVIRSFEIDPAVKDLLLKIQNKLFNIGSRLASDEKGEEFTVQLIVKNEDIEVLEKAIDNYHETLPELRNFILPGGELSAAQCHMARTICRRAERRIVEFSEQTPVQPELIKYINRLSDYLFALARKLAHDKGIDETTWQY is encoded by the coding sequence ATGTCAGGAGATTTTAAAATATATACAAAAACCGGCGACGATGGCACAACCGGACTTGTTGGTGGCAGCCGTGTTAAGAAATACGATCTGCGTTTGGAAAGTTACGGAACGGTTGATGAATTAAATGCGAGTATTGGTGTTATCCGATCGTTTGAGATTGATCCGGCGGTTAAAGATTTGCTGCTAAAAATTCAGAATAAACTTTTCAACATTGGTTCTCGACTGGCTTCGGATGAAAAAGGAGAGGAGTTTACCGTGCAACTTATTGTTAAAAATGAAGATATTGAAGTGCTAGAGAAAGCGATTGACAACTATCACGAAACACTTCCTGAATTGCGAAATTTTATTCTTCCCGGAGGAGAACTGTCAGCTGCTCAGTGTCATATGGCACGTACGATCTGTAGAAGGGCAGAGCGCCGAATCGTTGAATTTTCAGAACAAACTCCTGTTCAGCCCGAATTGATAAAGTATATTAACCGGCTTTCGGATTATCTGTTCGCCTTGGCCCGAAAACTGGCTCACGATAAAGGGATTGACGAAACAACCTGGCAGTATTGA